From Arcticibacter tournemirensis, one genomic window encodes:
- a CDS encoding Gfo/Idh/MocA family protein, which yields MNRRNLLKTLGISVGATVISAEALAKLSENKYAYTLPENPLHKPLSKPVTAIILGAGNRGTVYGSYAVKFPEQLKIVGVAEPIPLRNERHTKLHKIVESNRFNTWEDVFKRPKFADAVIISTPDNLHYAPCMKALEMGYDILLEKPIAPTEKECRDILALAKKKGRIVGVCHVLRYAPYFVKMKELIAKGAIGEIISIQHFEPIEHTHMAHSYVRGNWHNSKATTPIILAKSCHDLDIIKWVIDKPAKEIVAMGDLKWFKKENAPEGSTARCTDGCKVERECPYSAIKEYYERRSRTSVLDLPEDKSKHAEVIMERLKTTNYGRCVYRMENDQPDHYVTSILFGDNVTANFSMEAFTSYHGRRTRVMGSMGDMVGDMEELVITDFRSRKELKLVPTADDVEGYKNSGHGGGDLLLVRDFVQAVAQQNPKLLTSTIDESIESHIMGFMAEESRKNKKVMSIKI from the coding sequence ATGAACAGAAGAAATCTCTTAAAAACTTTGGGCATCAGCGTAGGGGCTACTGTAATAAGTGCCGAAGCGCTTGCCAAACTTTCGGAAAACAAGTATGCCTATACGCTGCCTGAAAACCCCTTACATAAGCCCCTGTCGAAGCCTGTTACTGCGATAATCCTTGGTGCCGGAAACCGGGGAACGGTTTATGGAAGTTATGCGGTTAAGTTTCCGGAACAATTAAAGATAGTAGGAGTTGCAGAACCGATCCCTTTACGGAATGAGCGGCACACGAAGTTGCATAAGATCGTTGAATCTAACCGCTTCAATACCTGGGAAGATGTTTTTAAGCGGCCAAAGTTTGCCGATGCAGTGATCATCAGCACACCCGATAACCTGCACTATGCGCCTTGTATGAAAGCTCTTGAAATGGGCTACGATATACTTCTTGAAAAACCAATTGCTCCCACAGAAAAAGAGTGCCGGGATATCCTTGCCCTTGCAAAGAAAAAGGGTCGGATAGTAGGTGTTTGTCATGTATTGCGTTATGCCCCCTATTTCGTAAAGATGAAGGAACTGATAGCTAAGGGAGCTATAGGCGAAATCATCAGCATACAACACTTTGAGCCTATTGAACACACGCATATGGCGCATTCGTACGTCAGAGGAAACTGGCACAATTCAAAGGCTACTACTCCAATCATCCTTGCCAAGTCATGTCATGACCTTGATATCATAAAATGGGTGATCGATAAACCGGCAAAAGAGATTGTTGCCATGGGCGATTTAAAGTGGTTTAAGAAGGAGAATGCCCCTGAAGGCAGCACTGCCCGCTGTACAGACGGATGTAAAGTTGAAAGAGAGTGCCCTTATTCAGCCATCAAGGAGTACTATGAGCGGCGTTCGCGGACATCGGTGCTCGATCTTCCCGAAGATAAGAGCAAACATGCAGAAGTGATTATGGAACGGTTGAAGACCACCAATTATGGACGATGCGTGTATCGTATGGAGAATGATCAGCCGGATCACTATGTAACAAGCATTCTGTTCGGAGATAATGTCACTGCAAATTTTTCCATGGAGGCTTTCACTTCCTATCATGGACGGAGAACACGTGTCATGGGGTCAATGGGCGACATGGTGGGAGATATGGAAGAACTTGTCATAACAGATTTCAGATCAAGAAAGGAACTGAAGCTGGTGCCTACAGCAGACGACGTGGAAGGATACAAGAATAGCGGACACGGAGGAGGTGACCTTCTTCTCGTTCGTGATTTTGTACAGGCCGTGGCGCAACAGAATCCTAAACTGCTTACTTCAACGATAGATGAATCCATCGAAAGCCATATCATGGGCTTTATGGCGGAAGAAAGTCGCAAGAATAAAAAAGTAATGAGCATTAAGATATAA
- a CDS encoding sensor histidine kinase encodes MHFLSFLAAFLLVRRIQKYLQPSPLYQKWNRLLKTAEASIIVLFVLLAVFSTEKINCFAGSFMLLGIILFADKQYDFRHYKPLLHAHYPLVGSVFLNGLVWLVFPGFYDEWEIYFQFAVLLAFAWIYVRWASSKKQQELKIVASRKDELEVMVAERTAEINRQKDELQEAVKELQATQAQLIQQEKLASLGELTAGIAHEIQNPLNFVNNFSEVSTELLEELKTGPLEQLPESEKEYAEEIIRDLTQNLEKITFHGKRADSIVKGMLQHSRASTGQKELTDINALADEYLRLSYHGCRARDKSFNATMETHFAPFSPQLKVVPQDMGRVLLNLFNNAFYSVSEKKKQSDGSYQPTVEVRTTLINGFMEIKVKDNGIGIPEHIKDKIMQPFFTTKPAGEGTGLGLSLSYDIVVKGHDGKIDIESEEGEYTEFTVSIPV; translated from the coding sequence ATGCACTTTCTTTCTTTTTTAGCAGCTTTCTTGCTGGTTCGGCGTATCCAAAAATATCTACAACCCTCGCCCTTATATCAGAAGTGGAACAGGCTGCTCAAAACAGCAGAAGCCTCCATTATAGTCCTTTTCGTTTTACTCGCTGTTTTTTCTACAGAAAAGATCAATTGCTTCGCGGGAAGCTTTATGTTGTTGGGAATTATCCTTTTTGCCGATAAGCAATATGATTTCAGGCATTATAAACCTTTGTTACACGCACATTATCCCCTGGTCGGATCAGTATTTTTAAATGGTCTTGTGTGGCTGGTTTTTCCTGGTTTCTATGATGAATGGGAGATTTACTTTCAATTTGCGGTGCTACTTGCTTTTGCCTGGATATATGTAAGATGGGCAAGCTCCAAAAAACAGCAGGAGCTGAAAATAGTAGCAAGCCGTAAAGATGAATTAGAGGTTATGGTTGCTGAAAGAACTGCAGAAATCAACAGGCAAAAAGACGAACTTCAGGAAGCGGTAAAAGAATTACAGGCAACACAAGCTCAACTGATTCAACAAGAAAAGCTGGCTTCTTTGGGAGAACTTACGGCAGGCATCGCTCATGAAATACAGAACCCATTAAACTTCGTAAATAACTTTTCGGAGGTAAGCACCGAGCTTCTGGAAGAACTTAAAACAGGTCCGCTTGAACAGCTTCCTGAATCAGAAAAAGAATATGCTGAAGAAATTATCAGGGACCTCACTCAGAACCTCGAAAAGATAACATTCCATGGTAAGCGAGCAGACAGCATTGTAAAAGGCATGCTTCAACATTCCCGTGCTAGCACAGGTCAAAAAGAACTTACCGACATCAATGCTCTCGCAGATGAATATTTACGGCTTTCCTATCATGGATGCCGAGCCAGAGACAAAAGTTTTAATGCCACCATGGAAACTCATTTCGCACCTTTTAGTCCCCAGCTAAAAGTAGTGCCGCAGGATATGGGGCGGGTGCTCCTTAACCTTTTCAATAATGCTTTCTATTCGGTATCAGAAAAGAAAAAGCAATCGGACGGGAGCTATCAACCGACAGTGGAAGTAAGGACGACACTGATAAACGGTTTTATGGAGATTAAGGTTAAAGACAATGGCATCGGTATACCCGAACATATTAAAGATAAAATTATGCAACCGTTCTTCACTACCAAGCCTGCCGGTGAAGGCACGGGACTCGGCTTATCCTTAAGTTACGACATCGTTGTTAAAGGTCACGACGGCAAAATAGACATTGAAAGTGAGGAAGGAGAATATACGGAGTTCACTGTATCTATTCCCGTTTAG
- a CDS encoding response regulator, translating into MKILVVDDEADVQPLFLQRFRKEIRSHELEFDFALSGEEALQYLEERQSKVVLILSDINMPGMSGIELLTHIRKEYDVPPPVVMMITAYGDEENHRQAIEHGANDFLTKPLDFNLLKEKLKLFVNNG; encoded by the coding sequence ATGAAGATACTGGTAGTTGACGACGAGGCGGATGTTCAACCGCTTTTCCTGCAGCGTTTCAGGAAAGAAATAAGAAGTCATGAACTGGAATTTGATTTCGCTCTTTCCGGCGAAGAAGCGCTTCAATACCTTGAAGAAAGGCAATCAAAAGTAGTGTTGATTCTTTCTGACATTAACATGCCAGGCATGAGTGGGATTGAATTGCTCACGCATATCAGGAAGGAGTATGATGTACCACCTCCTGTTGTGATGATGATCACCGCCTATGGCGATGAAGAGAACCACCGGCAGGCGATAGAGCACGGAGCTAATGACTTTTTAACGAAACCTCTCGATTTCAATCTGCTTAAAGAAAAACTTAAACTTTTTGTGAATAATGGCTAA
- a CDS encoding adenylate/guanylate cyclase domain-containing protein, which translates to MAKILVVDDETDLELLVKQKFRRKIRENIYEFVFAQNGAEALEKLQLHPDLDIVLSDINMPVMDGLTLLNRLPDVNPTIKAIIVSAYGDMENIRTAMNRGAFDFVCKPVNFEDLDVTMEKTINHVRQLQNTLKAIRENNILKMYVDETVLNFMNHREFENTIMKNETLEASVMFVDICGFTAITEKVPANAVVNLINTLFDKIVKEIIALGGHVDKFMGDAVMAVFRGDYHLDRAIDAALAVREQLEGAEEITAGDRTFKPEISVGINSGEMISGNIGSASLRRLDYTVIGDSVNLAQRLQSAAKPGQIIITEEVYEKAKESFSCEKIGEVSLKNKAKPVIIYQVLA; encoded by the coding sequence ATGGCTAAAATATTAGTGGTAGATGATGAAACTGATCTGGAACTATTGGTTAAGCAAAAGTTCAGACGAAAGATCCGTGAAAACATTTATGAATTTGTCTTCGCTCAGAATGGTGCCGAGGCACTGGAAAAACTTCAGTTGCATCCGGATCTTGACATCGTGCTAAGCGATATCAATATGCCGGTGATGGATGGACTTACACTATTAAACCGACTTCCTGATGTCAATCCGACGATAAAGGCCATTATCGTTTCAGCCTACGGCGACATGGAAAACATCAGGACGGCGATGAACAGAGGTGCTTTTGATTTTGTGTGCAAGCCGGTAAACTTCGAAGACCTCGATGTGACGATGGAGAAAACGATTAACCACGTGAGGCAGTTGCAAAACACCCTGAAAGCTATACGTGAGAATAATATCCTTAAGATGTATGTGGATGAAACCGTGCTTAATTTCATGAATCACAGAGAGTTTGAAAATACTATTATGAAAAACGAGACTCTTGAAGCGTCGGTTATGTTTGTAGACATCTGTGGCTTTACGGCGATCACTGAAAAAGTTCCGGCCAATGCAGTGGTCAACCTGATCAATACCTTGTTTGATAAAATAGTAAAGGAGATCATTGCCCTGGGTGGTCATGTGGATAAGTTTATGGGCGATGCTGTAATGGCGGTATTCAGGGGCGATTATCATCTCGACAGAGCAATAGACGCCGCCCTTGCTGTGAGAGAACAGTTGGAAGGGGCCGAAGAAATAACCGCTGGCGACAGGACTTTTAAGCCCGAAATATCGGTAGGCATAAATTCAGGGGAAATGATTTCAGGCAATATCGGATCTGCCTCGCTCAGACGACTAGACTATACCGTAATTGGCGATTCTGTTAATCTGGCGCAACGCCTGCAATCAGCAGCAAAGCCGGGACAAATAATCATCACGGAAGAAGTATATGAAAAAGCCAAAGAATCTTTCAGCTGTGAAAAAATAGGTGAAGTATCTTTAAAAAACAAGGCTAAACCAGTGATAATCTACCAGGTACTAGCTTAA
- a CDS encoding YitT family protein: protein MKILRLPQQIADIVYTITGILFCGFALKSFLVPNQFFDGGVTGVSLLLHEIYHFNIAYVIVIVNLPFILMGAYQVNKTFALKTLAAVIGLGICLLVVPFPQVTTDKLLVSIFGGVFMGIGVGLAMRGGSALDGIEVLALYTGKRISFTISEIILGINIVIFLIAAFHLGLPTALYSILTYYTASRTINFVVEGLEEYTGVTIISGQSEEIKERLVMELGRGITVYKGERGFLKESFDISNPVDIVFTVVTRLEVSRLRNMVHEIDNKAFVFTSSIKEAAGGVLKRRARH from the coding sequence ATGAAAATCCTACGTTTACCCCAGCAGATTGCAGATATTGTTTACACCATAACCGGAATACTTTTCTGTGGTTTTGCCTTAAAAAGTTTTCTGGTGCCAAATCAGTTTTTCGACGGAGGTGTTACCGGAGTTTCGCTGTTGCTTCATGAGATATATCACTTTAATATAGCTTATGTAATAGTCATTGTTAATCTGCCTTTTATTTTGATGGGCGCTTATCAGGTAAACAAAACTTTTGCTTTAAAAACACTTGCTGCTGTAATAGGACTTGGTATCTGTTTACTTGTAGTGCCCTTTCCGCAGGTTACTACAGATAAATTGCTTGTGTCTATCTTTGGTGGCGTGTTTATGGGCATTGGCGTGGGTTTGGCCATGAGAGGCGGTTCTGCGCTGGATGGTATCGAAGTGCTGGCCTTATATACCGGAAAGCGCATTAGCTTTACCATAAGCGAAATTATTCTTGGGATTAACATTGTAATTTTCCTGATTGCTGCTTTTCATCTGGGACTGCCAACAGCACTCTATTCGATACTTACCTATTACACAGCTTCCCGTACGATTAATTTTGTTGTCGAAGGGCTCGAAGAATATACAGGAGTCACGATCATATCAGGCCAGAGTGAAGAGATAAAGGAGCGTTTAGTAATGGAACTTGGGCGAGGTATTACTGTATATAAAGGCGAGCGTGGATTCCTTAAGGAAAGTTTTGATATAAGTAACCCTGTTGATATCGTATTCACCGTAGTCACCCGGCTGGAGGTGAGCCGGTTAAGAAATATGGTCCATGAGATAGACAACAAGGCGTTTGTATTCACAAGTTCGATCAAAGAAGCAGCAGGAGGGGTGCTAAAGAGAAGAGCCAGGCACTAG
- a CDS encoding HD domain-containing protein, with amino-acid sequence MQFERAKDFILNKLNKELSSHLSYHSIEHVKDVYSAADKIGRLENISEYDLKLLLTAACYHDSGYLLKTTGHEEASCGIAIEELPRYNYTKSEISQICGMIMATRLPQTPKNHLEEIIADADLDYLGRDDFFDLSEKLFKELEFLGTIKKEDEWNQMQVRFLEEHHYFTTTAINLRNTKKNEHLDKIKEKLK; translated from the coding sequence ATGCAGTTTGAGCGTGCAAAAGATTTTATTCTCAATAAATTAAACAAGGAACTTTCATCGCATCTATCTTATCACAGCATTGAACATGTAAAGGATGTCTATTCGGCCGCCGATAAGATTGGAAGACTGGAGAATATATCTGAGTACGATCTTAAGCTGTTGTTAACCGCGGCATGTTATCACGACTCCGGCTACTTACTGAAAACCACGGGTCATGAGGAAGCATCGTGCGGCATTGCCATAGAGGAGTTGCCGCGATATAATTATACGAAAAGCGAGATCTCTCAGATCTGCGGGATGATAATGGCCACAAGACTGCCCCAAACCCCTAAAAATCACCTTGAAGAGATTATTGCAGACGCTGATCTTGATTATCTCGGAAGAGATGATTTTTTTGATCTGAGCGAAAAATTGTTTAAAGAGCTGGAGTTTCTCGGTACGATCAAAAAAGAGGATGAATGGAACCAGATGCAGGTTCGTTTTTTAGAAGAACACCATTATTTTACGACGACAGCCATCAATCTGCGCAATACAAAGAAGAACGAACACCTGGACAAGATTAAAGAGAAACTTAAATAA
- a CDS encoding NAD(P)-dependent alcohol dehydrogenase, translating into MTLVKAYAAHKADKPLEPFQLERREPGSDDVEIKILYCGVCHSDIHTVRNEWGGTMYPVVPGHEIVGRVTRTGNGVSKFKEGDLVGVGCFVDSCRECNNCREGNEQYCENGHSQTYNSLLQDKKTITYGGYSSHIVVTQDFVLRVPESLPAEKVAPLLCAGITTYSPLRHWGVKKGDKVAVVGLGGLGHMAVKLAASMGAEVTMLSRSPGKEKDAQELGAHHFALTINQQTVAGLANTFDFIIDTVSAEHDYNSYLAMLRTNGVMVLLGVPPKPSDVHAVSLILGRRSLVGSLVGGIKETQEMLDYCAEHNITSDVEVIPMSRINEAYERTISGDVHYRFVIDMSTLD; encoded by the coding sequence ATGACTTTAGTTAAAGCATACGCGGCTCATAAAGCGGACAAACCACTTGAACCATTTCAGTTAGAAAGACGTGAACCTGGATCAGATGATGTGGAGATTAAGATCCTGTATTGCGGAGTGTGCCATTCGGACATTCACACTGTAAGAAATGAATGGGGCGGCACCATGTACCCGGTGGTTCCCGGACATGAAATAGTAGGCAGGGTTACCCGCACCGGCAACGGCGTTTCAAAATTCAAAGAAGGCGACCTTGTTGGAGTAGGCTGTTTTGTCGACTCCTGCCGCGAGTGTAACAACTGCCGGGAAGGCAATGAGCAATACTGCGAAAACGGCCATTCGCAGACTTATAATTCATTGCTTCAGGATAAAAAAACGATTACTTACGGAGGGTATTCAAGTCATATTGTCGTCACACAGGATTTTGTGCTTCGGGTTCCCGAGAGCCTTCCTGCCGAGAAAGTTGCTCCGCTCTTATGTGCCGGCATTACTACTTATTCTCCCTTACGCCATTGGGGTGTTAAGAAAGGAGATAAAGTCGCCGTCGTTGGATTAGGTGGATTAGGTCATATGGCGGTAAAGCTTGCAGCATCAATGGGCGCAGAGGTAACAATGCTAAGCCGTTCACCTGGTAAAGAGAAGGACGCGCAGGAGCTGGGCGCTCATCATTTTGCGCTTACTATTAACCAGCAAACAGTGGCAGGACTGGCTAATACCTTCGATTTTATTATAGATACGGTATCTGCCGAACACGACTATAACAGTTACCTTGCAATGCTCAGAACAAATGGAGTAATGGTGCTTCTCGGCGTGCCGCCAAAGCCTTCGGATGTTCATGCTGTGAGCCTGATTCTTGGCCGTCGCAGTTTGGTTGGTTCCCTCGTGGGAGGTATTAAGGAAACACAGGAAATGCTGGATTACTGCGCTGAACATAATATTACTTCCGACGTTGAAGTAATCCCCATGAGCAGGATTAATGAGGCATATGAACGTACCATAAGTGGCGATGTACATTACAGATTTGTAATTGATATGTCCACGCTTGATTAA
- a CDS encoding NADH:flavin oxidoreductase, whose protein sequence is MKTDSLFSPFQLKSLNLKNRIVMAPMTRSFSPDGVPTDDVAVYYTKRAAGEVGLILSEGTVIDRPASSNDRNIPHFYGEKALAGWQNVINNVHSAGGSMGPQIWHMGVMDNHYSGWLPDAPFEGPSGLNRPGSENGQAMTDSDIADTITAFGKAAYHAKQLGFDCIEIHGAHGYLIDQFFWEKTNLRSDVYGGRSLPERSRFALEVIKEIRRQVGDDFALIIRLSQWKPADYNNKLAQTPQEMEAWLNPMAEAGVDIFHCSQRRFWEPEFEGSDLNFAGWAKKITGKPTITVGSVGLTGEFLAAFQGESSQPSSLDELLRRFDRGDFDLVAVGRPLLADPEWMQKIRDNRTGELKGFRKEALAELI, encoded by the coding sequence ATGAAAACAGATAGTCTTTTCAGCCCATTCCAGCTGAAATCGTTGAACCTTAAGAACCGCATTGTGATGGCGCCGATGACGCGTTCTTTTTCTCCGGATGGAGTTCCCACTGATGATGTTGCCGTGTATTACACGAAGAGAGCAGCAGGAGAGGTAGGACTGATCTTGTCAGAAGGAACAGTGATTGACCGCCCTGCATCTTCGAACGACAGGAACATTCCGCACTTCTATGGAGAGAAAGCATTAGCCGGCTGGCAGAACGTTATAAACAATGTTCACAGTGCTGGCGGAAGCATGGGCCCACAGATCTGGCATATGGGTGTTATGGATAATCACTACTCCGGCTGGCTTCCTGATGCTCCATTTGAAGGTCCATCAGGACTTAACAGGCCCGGTTCCGAAAACGGCCAGGCGATGACGGATTCCGATATCGCTGATACCATCACCGCATTTGGGAAGGCCGCGTATCATGCTAAACAACTCGGCTTTGACTGTATAGAAATTCATGGAGCACACGGATATCTTATTGATCAGTTTTTTTGGGAGAAAACCAATTTACGTAGCGATGTTTACGGAGGCAGGAGTTTGCCCGAACGCAGCCGTTTCGCGCTCGAAGTAATTAAAGAAATCAGAAGGCAGGTAGGAGATGATTTTGCTTTAATTATCAGGTTGTCTCAATGGAAGCCTGCCGATTATAACAATAAGCTTGCGCAAACTCCGCAGGAGATGGAAGCCTGGTTGAACCCGATGGCTGAAGCAGGGGTAGATATATTCCATTGTTCTCAAAGACGCTTCTGGGAACCCGAGTTCGAAGGATCAGATCTCAATTTTGCCGGATGGGCTAAAAAGATAACCGGTAAACCTACTATAACGGTTGGATCGGTAGGCCTCACAGGGGAGTTCCTTGCCGCATTTCAGGGCGAAAGTTCACAGCCCAGCTCTCTGGACGAGTTGCTCCGTCGCTTCGATAGAGGCGATTTTGATCTGGTTGCAGTTGGACGTCCCTTATTGGCAGATCCGGAGTGGATGCAAAAAATACGCGATAACCGCACTGGAGAATTGAAGGGCTTCAGAAAAGAAGCACTTGCCGAATTAATTTAA
- a CDS encoding ArsR/SmtB family transcription factor, whose product MDQLEIFKALSNRSRLEILQWLKEPEKYFPVQESVGFDEAGVCVGQIQKKAGLTQSTVSEYLSTLQRAGLIKATRIGQWTYYKRNEEAFKELGELISNVL is encoded by the coding sequence ATGGATCAATTGGAAATATTCAAGGCACTTTCAAATAGGAGCAGGTTAGAGATCCTGCAGTGGCTGAAAGAGCCCGAAAAGTACTTTCCCGTTCAGGAGTCTGTGGGTTTTGATGAAGCCGGTGTATGTGTAGGCCAGATACAGAAGAAAGCGGGTCTTACTCAATCTACTGTCTCTGAATACCTGAGTACATTGCAAAGAGCCGGGCTGATCAAGGCTACGCGAATTGGGCAATGGACATATTATAAGAGAAACGAGGAAGCTTTTAAGGAGCTAGGAGAATTGATCAGCAACGTTTTGTAG